In the Sinorhizobium arboris LMG 14919 genome, one interval contains:
- a CDS encoding phosphoribosyl-ATP diphosphatase: MTEFTLSDLEKIVATRARAAPEESWTARLVAGGQTKAAKKLGEEAVETVIAAIGQDRKNLVDESADLLYHLMVVLNIAAVPLQDVMSELARRTSQSGLQEKANRQNP, encoded by the coding sequence ATGACCGAGTTCACCCTCTCCGACCTGGAGAAGATTGTGGCGACCCGTGCCCGGGCGGCCCCGGAGGAATCCTGGACAGCCAGGCTGGTGGCGGGCGGGCAGACGAAGGCGGCCAAGAAGCTCGGCGAGGAAGCGGTGGAAACGGTCATCGCCGCGATCGGCCAAGACCGGAAGAATCTGGTCGATGAGAGTGCCGATCTCCTCTATCATCTTATGGTCGTATTGAATATCGCCGCCGTCCCGTTACAGGATGTGATGAGCGAACTGGCCAGGCGGACGAGCCAATCCGGCCTGCAGGAAAAGGCGAACCGGCAGAATCCATGA
- a CDS encoding alpha-ketoglutarate-dependent dioxygenase AlkB, whose product MLVLPKGVRHIPGFLDRSRQEELVEAVRAVVAEAPLVAPAMPKTGKPMSVRMTNCGALGWVTDRDRGYRYQSVHPVTGKPWPPIPGMLQDIWNAVAASEKLPEACLVNFYSAEARMGLHQDRDERDLETAVVSISLGDSCLFRVGGRTRGGQTVSFKLESGDVVVLGGEGRLAFHGVDRIYPNTSTLLKSGGRLNLTLRRVNP is encoded by the coding sequence ATGCTGGTGCTGCCGAAAGGGGTAAGACACATTCCCGGTTTCCTCGACCGTTCCCGCCAGGAGGAATTGGTCGAGGCTGTCCGCGCCGTTGTCGCGGAGGCGCCGCTCGTCGCGCCAGCGATGCCTAAGACCGGCAAGCCAATGTCCGTGCGCATGACCAATTGCGGTGCGCTCGGCTGGGTTACCGACCGCGATCGCGGCTACCGCTACCAGTCGGTGCATCCGGTCACCGGCAAGCCCTGGCCGCCGATACCCGGCATGCTGCAGGACATCTGGAATGCCGTGGCGGCGAGCGAAAAGCTGCCCGAGGCGTGCCTGGTCAACTTCTATTCCGCGGAGGCACGCATGGGCCTCCACCAGGATCGGGACGAGCGTGACCTGGAGACCGCCGTCGTTTCTATCTCTCTCGGCGACAGCTGCCTCTTCCGGGTCGGCGGCCGCACGCGCGGCGGACAGACCGTGTCGTTCAAGCTCGAAAGCGGCGACGTGGTCGTGCTCGGCGGCGAAGGGCGCCTCGCCTTCCATGGCGTCGACCGCATCTATCCCAATACCTCGACGCTCCTGAAGAGCGGCGGCCGGCTCAATCTGACGCTGCGTCGCGTCAATCCTTGA
- the coaA gene encoding type I pantothenate kinase yields MSIAAKDIEPADIPGNLQGGEFSPYHVFSAEEWSRFRADTPLTLTAGEVQRLRSLNDPVDLDEVRRIYLSLSRLLSAHVEASQILFRQRARFLSMSNETKTPFVIGVAGSVAVGKSTTARILAELLARWPSSPKVDLVTTDGFLYPNAVLQRENLMDRKGFPESYDIGALLRFLSAIKAGRPNVKAPTYSHLTYDVIPDQFQVIDRPDILIFEGINVLQSRDLPADGKIVPMVSDFFDFSIYIDAEESLIHSWYVNRFMRLRETAFQNPQSFFHRYATISEDAARAIAEGLWHNINLKNLHQNILPTRPRADLILQKGPNHLTQTVALRKL; encoded by the coding sequence ATGAGCATCGCCGCGAAAGACATCGAACCGGCCGACATTCCGGGCAATCTCCAAGGGGGTGAATTTTCGCCCTATCACGTCTTCTCCGCGGAGGAATGGTCGCGCTTTCGCGCCGATACGCCGCTGACCTTGACGGCCGGGGAGGTGCAGCGCCTGCGCTCGCTCAACGATCCGGTCGATCTCGACGAGGTGCGCCGCATCTATCTGTCGCTTTCGCGGCTCCTCTCGGCCCATGTGGAGGCGTCACAGATCCTCTTCAGGCAGCGAGCGCGTTTCCTCAGCATGTCGAACGAGACCAAGACGCCTTTCGTCATCGGCGTTGCGGGCTCGGTCGCCGTTGGCAAGTCGACGACGGCGCGCATCCTTGCCGAGCTTCTCGCGCGCTGGCCCTCGAGCCCGAAGGTCGACCTCGTCACAACCGACGGCTTCCTCTATCCGAATGCGGTTCTCCAGCGGGAAAACCTGATGGATCGCAAGGGATTTCCCGAGAGCTACGATATCGGTGCTCTGCTCAGATTCCTCTCGGCAATCAAGGCCGGCCGGCCGAACGTCAAGGCTCCGACCTATTCGCACCTGACCTATGACGTGATCCCCGACCAGTTCCAAGTGATCGACCGGCCGGACATCCTGATTTTCGAGGGGATAAACGTGCTGCAGTCGCGCGATCTGCCTGCCGACGGCAAGATCGTGCCGATGGTCTCCGATTTCTTCGACTTCTCGATCTATATCGACGCCGAAGAGAGCCTGATCCATAGCTGGTACGTAAACCGCTTCATGCGACTGCGCGAAACTGCGTTCCAGAACCCGCAATCCTTCTTCCATCGCTATGCGACGATCAGCGAGGATGCGGCGCGCGCGATCGCCGAGGGCCTCTGGCACAATATCAACCTCAAGAACCTGCACCAGAATATCCTGCCGACGCGGCCGCGCGCCGATCTCATCCTGCAGAAAGGCCCCAACCATCTGACGCAGACGGTGGCACTCCGGAAGCTTTGA
- the hisF gene encoding imidazole glycerol phosphate synthase subunit HisF, translating to MTLKARVIPCLDVKDGRVVKGVNFVDLIDAGDPVEAARAYDAAGADELCFLDITASSDNRDTIFDVVARTAEQCFMPLTVGGGVRQVSDIRKLLLAGADKVSINTAAVKNPEFVAEAADKFGDQCIVVAIDAKKVSTPGEADRWEIFTHGGRQATGIDAIGFARKVVDLGAGEILLTSMDRDGTKSGYDISLTRAIADAVRAPVIASGGVGTLDHMVEGIRDGHATAVLAASIFHFGTYSIGEAKRHMAEHGIAMRLD from the coding sequence ATGACGCTGAAAGCCCGGGTAATCCCCTGCCTCGACGTGAAGGACGGCCGCGTCGTCAAGGGGGTCAACTTCGTCGATCTGATCGATGCCGGCGACCCTGTGGAGGCGGCACGCGCCTATGACGCGGCCGGCGCAGACGAGCTCTGTTTCCTCGACATCACCGCTTCCTCCGACAATCGCGATACGATCTTCGACGTCGTCGCCCGCACCGCCGAGCAATGCTTCATGCCGCTCACCGTCGGCGGCGGCGTGCGCCAGGTCTCCGACATCCGCAAGCTCCTGCTTGCCGGCGCCGACAAGGTGTCCATCAACACGGCGGCGGTTAAGAATCCGGAATTCGTCGCCGAGGCCGCCGACAAGTTCGGCGACCAGTGCATCGTCGTCGCCATCGACGCGAAGAAAGTCTCGACGCCGGGAGAGGCGGACCGCTGGGAAATCTTCACCCATGGCGGGCGGCAGGCGACAGGGATCGACGCGATCGGATTTGCGCGCAAGGTCGTCGACCTCGGCGCCGGCGAGATTCTTCTGACCTCGATGGACCGCGACGGAACGAAGAGCGGCTACGACATCAGCCTGACACGGGCGATTGCCGATGCGGTTCGCGCTCCCGTCATCGCCTCCGGCGGGGTCGGCACGCTGGACCATATGGTCGAGGGCATCCGCGACGGCCATGCGACCGCCGTGCTCGCCGCGTCAATCTTCCACTTCGGGACCTACAGCATCGGCGAGGCAAAGCGCCACATGGCCGAGCACGGCATCGCCATGCGTCTCGATTGA